Proteins found in one Takifugu rubripes chromosome 17, fTakRub1.2, whole genome shotgun sequence genomic segment:
- the notum2 gene encoding carboxylesterase notum2, producing the protein MRILGHVAFFLLLGSIFCKSNRNAKFGGKSPKKSGKNQGADVSQSPLLDAAPGSTGRGSGGLAVAGRNGAAAARTAGQQTDDMRLHFLKNNQVTCNDGTAAGFYLKESKGSRRWLLFLEGGWCCHSKETCNFRYQNIPRLMSSSGWPQTKRGTGILSSCAEENPHWHNANIVFIPYCSSDVWSGTRPAPAPPQRPGQARERDRDANRNLTEYAFMGSMIIREVIKDLAPKGMKQAKVVMLSGTSAGGIGVMLNIERVASQLSQLGAEAQVRGLVDSGWFLESKRQRSPDCPEAISCSPEDSIRIGLRMWNGVVPDRCRQLYRKGEEWQCFFGHKLYATLSSPVFIVQWLFDEEQLKVENIYMGGQSLSEEQWQYIQNLGNEVKNSLRHITAAFAPSCLSHTVITKSNWLSFQVRGISLSRALYCWDRSLEATRNNRTPAKGCPFHLVDTCQWPQCNPTCPVLVDRSTQQELTLLQMLVAMGLDLQKVGLDPQADAHFLASIVSTGG; encoded by the exons ATGAGGATACTGGGCCATGTTGCTTTCTTCCTATTGCTTGGGAGCATCTTTTGTAAGAGCAACCGTAATGCTAAATTTGGTGGCAAGTCCCCAAAGAAGTCAGGTAAGAACCAAGGAGCTGATGTTAGCCAGTCTCCTTTGTTGGATGCGGCTCCGGGGAGCACTGGGAGAGGTAGCGGAGGCTTGGCTGTGGCAGGAAGGAACGGTGCAGCGGCCGCTCGAACAGCTGGACAGCAGACAGATGACATGAGGCTTCACTTTCTCAAGAACAACCAGGTTACATGCAACGATGGAACGGCAGCTGG GTTTTACCTGAAGGAGTCAAAAGGAAGTCGCCGATGGCTGTTATTTCTGGAAG GTGGCTGGTGCTGCCACAGCAAAGAGACCTGCAATTTCAGGTACCAAAATATACCCCGACTGATGAGCTCATCAGGTTGGCCCCAAACAAAAAGAG GTACTGGAATACTGTCTTCTTGCGCCGAGGAAAACCCACACTGGCACAATGCCAACATTGT TTTCATCCCATACTGTTCCAGTGATGTATGGAGTGGCACCAggcctgctccagctcctccacaacGGCCAGGACAagccagagaaagagacagagatgcAAATCGAAATTTGA CTGAGTATGCTTTCATGGGATCCATGATCATCCGTGAGGTCATCAAAGACCTCGCCCCCAAAGGAATGAAGCAAGCCAAGGTTGTCATGCTGTCTGGCACGAG CGCTGGTGGGATTGGCGTGATGCTGAATATTGAGCGGGTAGCCAGTCAGCTGTCGCAACTTGGCGCTGAGGCTCAGGTCCGAGGGCTCGTGGACTCAGGCTGGTTTCTAGAGAGCAAACGGCAGAGGTCACCTGACTGCCCTGAGGCTATTTCCTGCTCACCCGAGGATTCTATCAGGATAGGACTCAG GATGTGGAATGGAGTCGTGCCCGATAGATGCCGCCAGCTCtacaggaaaggagaggagtgGCAGTGCTTCTTTGGCCATAAACTCTACGCTACCCTGAGCT CGCctgtgtttattgtgcagtGGCTGTTTgatgaggagcagctgaaggtggAGAACATCTACATGGGTGGGCAGAGCCTGTCTGAGGAACAGTGGCAGTACATTCAGAACCTGGGGAATGAGGTCAAGAACTCATTGAGGCACATCAC GGCCGCGTTTGCACCATCCTGCCTATCCCATACGGTCATCACCAAAAG CAACTGGCTTAGTTTCCAAGTTCGgggcatctctctctctcgggcCCTGTACTGCTGGGACCGGAGCCTGGAGGCAACTCGTAACAATCGGACCCCTGCTAAAGGGTGCCCGTTTCACCTGGTGGACACCTGCCAGTGGCCACAGTGCAACCCGACTTGTCCAGTCTTGGTTGATCGGAGTACCCAGCAGGAACTCACCCTGCTGCAGATGCTGGTAGCCATGGGACTTGACCTCCAGAAAGTGGGGCTGGATCCACAGGCAGACGCACATTTTTTGGCCAGTATTGTAAGCACTGGCGGCTAA
- the coq7 gene encoding NADPH-dependent 3-demethoxyubiquinone 3-hydroxylase, mitochondrial — translation MQMAAHTGSHLFGPLLARQCLRCRAPLRQRSCAYSVVPPPLDSEEKRMLDRFLRVDHAGEYGANRIYAGQMAVLGRSRTGPLIQEMWDQEKKHLQKFNEILAESRVRPTALLPFWNIAGFALGASTALLGKEWAMACTVAVEESISEHYNSQIRALMERDPERYTELLHVLKEFRDDEMEHHDTGLEHEAESVPGYWLVKNVIQLGCKAAIYASERI, via the exons ATGCAGATGGCTGCACACACGGGATCTCACCTGTTCGGTCCACTGCTGGCTCGTCAGTGTTTGAGATGCAGAG CCCCCTTGAGGCAGCGTTCCTGTGCTTACAGTGTGGTTCCTCCACCGCTCGACAGCGAGGAGAAACGGATGCTGGATCGTTTCCTGCGTGTTGACCATGCTGGGGAATATGGAGCCAACCGCATCTATGCGGGTCAGATGGCTGTGCTGGGACGATCCAGGACTGGGCCTCTCATCCAG GAAATGTGGGACCAAGAGAAGAAACACCTTCAGAAATTCAATGAAATTCTGGCTGAAAGCAGAGTCCGTCCCACGGCGCTCTTACCTTTCTGGAACATTGCTGGGTTTGCATTAG GTGCCTCCACTGCCCTGCTGGGTAAGGAATGGGCCATGGCCTGCACTGTGGCAGTGGAGGAGAGTATTTCAGAACATTACAACAGTCAGATAAGAGCTCTGATGGAAAGAGACCCAGAAAGATACACAGAACTTTTACAT GTCTTAAAGGAATTCAGAGATGATGAAATGGAGCACCATGACACAGGATTGGAGCATGAAGCTGAAAGT GTACCAGGATACTGGCTGGTGAAAAATGTGATACAGCTCGGCTGCAAGGCAGCAATATACGCATCTGAACGCATTTAa
- the rps15a gene encoding small ribosomal subunit protein uS8, whose translation MVRMNVLADALKSINNAEKRGKRQVLIRPCSKVIVRFLTVMMKHGYIGEFEIIDDHRAGKIVVNLTGRLNKCGVISPRFDLQLKDLEKWQNNLLPSRQFGYIVLTTSAGIMDHEEARRKHTGGKILGFFF comes from the exons ATGGTGCGCATGAACGTTCTCGCAGATGCTCTCAAAAGCATCAACAATGCTGAGAAGCGTGGGAAACGCCAGGTCCTGATCAGGCCCTGCTCCAAGGTTATTGTGCGCTTCCTCACTGTCATGATGAAGCACG GTTACATTGGTGAGTTTGAGATCATTGATGATCACAGAGCCGGAAAAATCGTCGTCAATCTCACAGGCAGACTGAACAAG TGTGGTGTGATCAGCCCACGTTTTGACCTCCAGCTCAAGGACCTGGAGAAGTGGCAGAACAACCTGTTGCCCTCAAGGCAGTTTGG ATATATTGTGCTGACAACCTCAGCTGGCATTATGGATCACGAAGAGGCCAGACGGAAACACACAGGAGGCAAAATCCTTGGATTCTTTTTCTAA